From the bacterium genome, one window contains:
- a CDS encoding chemotaxis protein CheW has protein sequence MSDADRRKENNIEYVSFYLDNQLLGLSVLEVQEVLPMQTITPIPKSTKALAGLLNLRGQIVTAVDLRERLGLDAAPSIQESMCIIVADGEELFSLLVDSVGDVIPVAKNKFESPPATLAPHWRHTCKGVYQLQKGLLVVMDVKALLDINNNIKNNG, from the coding sequence GTGAGTGATGCCGACAGACGCAAAGAAAATAATATCGAATACGTATCGTTTTATTTAGACAACCAACTTTTAGGTTTATCGGTATTAGAAGTTCAAGAAGTGTTACCCATGCAAACCATCACCCCTATTCCCAAATCAACAAAAGCACTGGCCGGGCTCCTTAATTTAAGAGGTCAAATTGTAACAGCCGTTGATTTACGCGAAAGATTAGGCCTTGATGCAGCCCCTTCTATTCAGGAAAGCATGTGCATTATTGTTGCCGACGGTGAAGAACTGTTTAGTTTATTGGTTGATTCTGTTGGCGATGTAATTCCTGTAGCTAAAAATAAATTTGAAAGCCCCCCAGCAACACTGGCTCCACACTGGCGCCATACCTGCAAAGGGGTTTATCAACTGCAAAAAGGTTTACTGGTGGTGATGGATGTAAAAGCGTTACTCGATATTAACAACAACATTAAAAACAATGGCTAA